Proteins from a genomic interval of Kaistia defluvii:
- a CDS encoding GNAT family N-acetyltransferase has product MTETIALDLDGYTDLPPGRIANVVTYLEMTNRPAPAAEAEGGRTVRHVVKPDLAAYRDLYRRIGTDWLWFSRAVMSDDELAALLAKPSTEIHFLEQDGVPIGLAELHRGEGGPDNVEIAMFGVVPEATGTGAARQLMNAALAVAWDGGTERVWLHTCSFDHPAALRFYKRSGFTPFKFAIEVSTDPRLDGHLPRSAGPHVALIDPTPSA; this is encoded by the coding sequence ATGACGGAAACGATCGCCCTCGACCTCGACGGCTATACCGACCTGCCGCCCGGCCGGATCGCCAATGTCGTGACCTATCTGGAAATGACGAACCGCCCTGCCCCGGCCGCCGAGGCGGAGGGCGGCCGGACGGTGCGCCATGTCGTGAAGCCGGATCTCGCCGCCTATCGCGACCTCTACCGCCGCATCGGCACCGACTGGCTTTGGTTCTCGCGCGCCGTGATGTCGGATGACGAGCTCGCCGCCCTGCTCGCCAAGCCGTCGACCGAGATTCACTTCCTGGAGCAGGACGGGGTGCCGATCGGCCTGGCCGAGCTGCATCGCGGCGAAGGCGGGCCGGACAATGTCGAGATCGCCATGTTCGGCGTGGTGCCCGAGGCGACCGGCACCGGCGCGGCGCGTCAATTGATGAATGCGGCGCTTGCCGTCGCCTGGGACGGCGGCACGGAGCGCGTCTGGCTCCACACCTGCTCGTTCGACCATCCGGCCGCCCTGCGCTTCTACAAGCGATCCGGCTTCACGCCGTTCAAGTTCGCGATCGAGGTCTCGACCGATCCGCGCCTCGACGGCCACCTGCCGAGATCGGCGGGCCCGCATGTCGCGTTGATCGATCCGACGCCGTCGGCCTGA
- a CDS encoding flagellar export protein FliJ gives MKSRDSIIRLKRFQAEEKRRQVNQIQTMVAEFERMARDLEDQINVEQERAGIRDTSHFAYPTFAKAAMARRDNLRASAQDLEAQLAAAQAGLDLALDDLAKAEQMALRDQERNAAVDLAATRRPARSTAAERRSW, from the coding sequence ATGAAGTCGCGTGATAGCATCATTCGGCTAAAGCGTTTCCAGGCCGAGGAAAAACGTCGGCAGGTTAACCAGATCCAGACCATGGTCGCCGAGTTCGAGCGCATGGCGCGCGACCTCGAAGACCAGATCAATGTCGAGCAGGAACGCGCCGGCATCCGGGACACGTCGCATTTCGCCTATCCGACCTTCGCCAAGGCGGCGATGGCGCGGCGCGACAATCTTCGCGCCTCGGCGCAGGACCTCGAGGCACAGCTGGCGGCAGCCCAGGCCGGGCTCGACCTGGCGCTCGACGATCTCGCCAAGGCCGAGCAGATGGCGCTCCGCGACCAGGAGCGAAATGCAGCCGTCGACCTCGCCGCGACGCGGCGCCCGGCTCGCTCGACCGCCGCCGAGCGGCGGTCCTGGTAG
- the ctrA gene encoding response regulator transcription factor CtrA — MRVLLIEDDSATAQSIELMLKSENFNVYTTDLGEEGVDLGKLYDYDIILLDLNLPDMSGYEVLRSLRVAKVKTPILILSGLAGIEDKVRGLGFGADDYMTKPFHKDELVARIHAIVRRSKGHAQSVIITGELTVNLDTKTVEVHGSRVHLTGKEYQMLELLSLRKGTTLTKEMFLNHLYGGMDEPELKIIDVFICKLRKKLATATNGLNYIETVWGRGYVLREPDEVQMRASA, encoded by the coding sequence ATGCGAGTTCTGCTGATCGAGGACGACAGCGCCACGGCGCAGAGCATCGAGTTGATGCTCAAGTCCGAGAATTTTAACGTCTACACGACGGATCTCGGCGAAGAGGGTGTCGATCTCGGCAAGCTCTACGATTACGACATCATTCTGCTCGACCTGAACCTGCCCGACATGTCGGGATACGAGGTTCTCCGGTCGCTGCGCGTCGCCAAGGTGAAGACGCCGATCCTGATCCTTTCCGGCCTGGCCGGCATCGAGGACAAGGTGCGCGGCCTCGGTTTCGGCGCCGACGACTACATGACCAAGCCGTTCCATAAGGACGAGCTCGTTGCGCGCATCCATGCGATCGTGCGCCGCTCGAAGGGCCATGCCCAGTCGGTCATCATCACCGGCGAGCTGACGGTCAATCTCGACACCAAGACGGTCGAGGTTCATGGCAGCCGCGTGCACCTGACGGGCAAGGAATACCAGATGCTGGAGCTGCTTTCGCTCCGCAAGGGCACGACCCTCACCAAGGAGATGTTCCTGAATCATCTCTATGGCGGCATGGACGAGCCCGAACTGAAGATCATCGACGTCTTCATCTGCAAGCTGCGCAAGAAGCTGGCGACGGCGACCAACGGCCTCAACTACATCGAGACCGTCTGGGGCCGGGGCTACGTGCTGCGCGAGCCCGACGAAGTTCAGATGCGCGCAAGCGCATAG